From the Psychrobacillus sp. FSL K6-4046 genome, one window contains:
- a CDS encoding glycosyltransferase yields the protein MLQLLFMIIVAFLILAMICGVLMLWKIPVPGQIKEELSGNPSITVIIPARNEAGRLQPLLESLQKQSLKPKEIIVVDDESTDRTVQIANDFGGRVIQTHEGDLSWKGKSAACWIGSKAAAGDWLLFLDADTRLEHENSLKTLALNYQSQGASGILSVQPYHKVKKLYENFSAIFNIIVMTGMNIFTVWSTRLESAGAFGPCILTARKDYMDAGGHFVVGEAIMDDFELAKAFKKIGIPVRCISGRGVLNFQMYPEGMNSLIEGWTKNFGTASRSTHPLVMSLISTWISGSFLPIALLILGFYIGSVSWIAIACICYVGFMIQVYLMARRTGNFRFYVFIIYPILFFFFIGIFSWSLVRTKLFRTVTWKGRKINV from the coding sequence ATGTTACAGTTACTTTTTATGATTATAGTTGCTTTTCTCATCCTAGCAATGATTTGTGGTGTTTTGATGCTTTGGAAAATCCCAGTACCGGGACAAATAAAAGAAGAACTATCTGGAAACCCTTCTATCACAGTTATTATTCCAGCAAGAAATGAGGCAGGGCGCTTACAGCCATTGCTTGAATCATTACAAAAACAGTCTCTAAAGCCGAAGGAAATTATTGTTGTTGATGATGAATCCACTGACAGGACAGTACAAATTGCGAATGACTTTGGAGGCAGGGTTATACAAACCCATGAGGGAGACCTTAGCTGGAAGGGAAAATCTGCCGCTTGCTGGATCGGCTCAAAGGCTGCAGCTGGAGATTGGTTATTATTTTTAGATGCTGACACAAGGCTGGAGCATGAGAATAGTTTAAAAACTCTAGCATTAAATTATCAGTCGCAAGGAGCGAGTGGAATTTTATCAGTCCAGCCTTATCATAAGGTCAAAAAGCTGTATGAAAACTTTTCTGCCATTTTCAATATTATTGTTATGACTGGTATGAATATTTTTACTGTGTGGAGTACTCGATTGGAAAGTGCAGGCGCATTTGGTCCCTGTATTTTAACCGCTCGAAAGGACTATATGGATGCTGGAGGACATTTTGTTGTTGGTGAAGCGATTATGGATGATTTTGAGCTTGCGAAGGCTTTTAAAAAAATTGGTATACCAGTGCGATGTATTAGCGGTAGAGGAGTACTTAACTTTCAAATGTATCCGGAAGGCATGAACTCATTAATAGAAGGATGGACAAAAAATTTTGGTACTGCCTCTCGGTCTACGCATCCACTTGTAATGTCGTTAATAAGTACTTGGATCAGTGGAAGCTTTCTTCCCATTGCATTACTGATATTAGGATTTTATATTGGTTCTGTCTCATGGATTGCTATTGCCTGTATTTGTTATGTAGGATTTATGATACAAGTCTATTTAATGGCACGCCGTACTGGTAACTTTAGATTTTATGTATTTATAATTTATCCAATATTATTTTTCTTTTTTATTGGAATCTTTTCCTGGTCACTGGTGCGAACAAAGCTGTTTCGTACGGTTACTTGGAAGGGTAGAAAAATAAATGTATAA
- a CDS encoding glycosyl-4,4'-diaponeurosporenoate acyltransferase codes for METILIDIVAWTFFHIAISLCMAAIPSSKFENDNNLYRIREWEKSNQLWSRLFQVKKWKHLIPDGTKIIQKGFEKKSLISKNRDYLFKFLIESRRAELTHWLSILPSVFFFLWNPLWAGWVMVLYAFLFNGPIIIAQRYNRNRLERILSSKRKSVVKREKVLN; via the coding sequence ATGGAAACTATTTTAATAGATATAGTAGCATGGACTTTTTTTCATATAGCTATATCGCTTTGCATGGCGGCTATTCCTTCAAGTAAATTTGAAAATGATAATAATTTATATCGTATTAGAGAATGGGAAAAATCAAATCAGCTATGGTCACGACTTTTCCAAGTTAAAAAATGGAAGCATCTGATACCAGATGGAACAAAAATCATCCAAAAGGGCTTTGAGAAAAAGAGTCTTATAAGTAAAAATAGGGATTACCTTTTCAAGTTTTTAATAGAGTCAAGAAGGGCAGAACTAACCCATTGGCTATCTATTTTACCTTCCGTTTTCTTTTTTCTTTGGAATCCTTTGTGGGCAGGATGGGTCATGGTTCTGTATGCCTTTTTATTCAATGGTCCAATTATAATCGCACAACGGTATAACCGTAATCGATTAGAGAGAATCTTATCTAGTAAGAGAAAAAGCGTAGTAAAAAGAGAAAAAGTATTGAATTGA
- the dhaK gene encoding dihydroxyacetone kinase subunit DhaK, whose product MKKFMNQPENMVMEMCNGLVLAHPELEFLKKYKIIKKKTIDHNKVSLISGGGSGHEPAHAGFVGKGMLDAAVCGDVFASPSQIQVYQAIKATAGEKGLLMIIKNYSGDMMNFKNGAALAKEDGIQVDYVKVDDDIAVEDSLYTVGRRGVAGTVFVHKLAGAAAAEGKDLNEVKIVAEKAATNVRSIGVAFTSCTVPAKGTPTFKLAEDEIEYGVGIHGEPGIKREKMLSADELADRMTTDLIKDLGINEEDEIAVLVNGFGATPLQELYLLNNSVTRVLSQKNIKVNRIFVGNYMTSIDMAGASLTFLKLDDELKDLLSKPSDTPAFKVGGPVDPIEYTEVLEEKTEKQVSFKTETDEDYALIQNEKLTLHNMIYLIDKMSEVIIQNEVPFCELDSHAGDGDFGMSVAKGFKQLKREWNDIIQQRDLNIGSFLHSCSLVIMEYCGGASGPIWGSAFRAAGKETMGKNDLSIAEFADMLQEAVKGIQTTGERSFGRGAEVGDKTLIDALIPCVESWMDSVSTEITFKIAFEQGAAAAVEGAEKTKDIVARMGRAGTVGERSLGYPDAGAYGLGVIFTELSNSIK is encoded by the coding sequence ATGAAAAAATTTATGAACCAACCCGAGAATATGGTGATGGAAATGTGTAACGGATTAGTCCTAGCACATCCAGAGCTAGAATTTTTAAAGAAGTATAAAATTATTAAAAAGAAAACGATTGATCATAACAAAGTTAGCTTAATTAGTGGTGGAGGTAGCGGACATGAGCCTGCACACGCTGGATTCGTAGGAAAAGGCATGCTAGATGCTGCTGTTTGCGGAGATGTATTTGCCTCCCCTTCTCAAATCCAAGTGTACCAAGCTATTAAGGCAACAGCTGGTGAAAAAGGTCTTTTAATGATCATCAAAAACTATAGCGGTGATATGATGAATTTTAAAAATGGAGCTGCTTTAGCCAAAGAAGATGGTATACAAGTGGACTATGTGAAGGTAGACGATGATATTGCTGTAGAAGACAGCTTGTATACAGTAGGAAGACGAGGAGTTGCCGGTACTGTTTTTGTACACAAATTAGCCGGAGCTGCTGCAGCGGAAGGTAAAGATTTAAATGAAGTCAAAATTGTGGCCGAAAAAGCTGCAACTAACGTACGGAGCATTGGTGTAGCTTTTACGTCTTGTACCGTGCCTGCAAAAGGAACACCAACCTTTAAATTAGCTGAGGACGAAATAGAATATGGTGTAGGTATCCATGGAGAGCCAGGTATAAAACGAGAAAAAATGCTTTCTGCAGATGAGCTAGCAGATCGAATGACCACTGACCTTATAAAAGATTTAGGTATTAACGAAGAGGATGAGATTGCAGTATTAGTAAATGGCTTTGGAGCAACTCCTTTACAAGAATTGTACTTGTTAAACAACTCAGTTACACGAGTACTATCACAAAAGAACATTAAAGTGAATCGCATATTCGTAGGAAATTATATGACGAGCATCGACATGGCCGGGGCTTCTCTAACATTTTTAAAATTGGATGATGAACTAAAGGACTTGCTGTCTAAACCTAGTGATACACCAGCCTTTAAAGTAGGTGGACCAGTTGATCCAATTGAATATACGGAAGTGCTAGAGGAAAAGACAGAAAAGCAAGTATCCTTTAAAACTGAAACTGATGAAGATTATGCGTTAATACAGAATGAAAAATTAACCTTACACAACATGATTTACTTAATAGACAAAATGAGTGAAGTTATTATACAAAACGAGGTGCCCTTCTGTGAATTAGATTCCCATGCTGGAGACGGTGATTTTGGGATGAGTGTGGCTAAAGGTTTTAAGCAATTGAAAAGAGAATGGAATGACATTATTCAGCAGCGTGACCTAAACATCGGATCGTTTTTACACAGTTGTTCCCTAGTAATTATGGAATATTGCGGAGGAGCATCAGGACCTATTTGGGGATCTGCATTTAGAGCGGCTGGAAAAGAAACAATGGGTAAGAATGACTTGTCTATAGCTGAGTTCGCTGACATGCTCCAGGAAGCTGTAAAAGGAATTCAAACTACTGGAGAACGTTCCTTTGGGCGAGGTGCAGAGGTTGGAGATAAGACACTGATTGATGCTCTAATACCTTGTGTAGAGTCCTGGATGGATAGTGTCTCTACAGAAATAACATTTAAAATAGCGTTTGAACAAGGAGCTGCTGCTGCAGTTGAAGGTGCCGAAAAGACAAAAGACATTGTAGCTCGTATGGGACGAGCAGGCACAGTAGGTGAACGAAGCCTAGGTTATCCTGATGCAGGAGCCTATGGGTTAGGAGTAATCTTTACCGAGCTTTCCAACTCTATCAAATAA
- a CDS encoding DUF819 family protein, translating to MGNTLIQADDTLTLWGIIIIVASLSIFLEQRFSWAAKITGAIIALLIAILLSNTGIIPTESAVYDSVWTIIVPLAIPLLLFHVNIKKLFKESGRLLMIFLISSIGTVAGTIIAFFILKEHIPLLDKLAGMFSASYIGGGVNFAAMSAKFETPGELVSSAVVADNLNMALLFVILMIIPTMQFFRKKYKTPHIDELESRGNNDKDNQAKTYWKPKEISLKDIALSVGIAFALVILAKKVSTWFDTLIPSGEDVNFLFNLLNGLIGDQYLLLTTFTFLALLLFPKFFDSLRGSQEIGTYLIHIFFVVIGIPASIPLIINNAPLLLVFAFIIVAINLTISLVGAKVFKFELEETLLAVNANIGGPTTAAALAIAKGWSNLVGPILIVGTLGYIIGNYVGTFLGLWLGGFI from the coding sequence ATGGGAAATACATTAATACAAGCGGATGATACGCTTACACTGTGGGGAATCATTATTATCGTGGCTTCATTAAGTATCTTTTTAGAGCAGAGGTTCAGCTGGGCAGCTAAAATAACTGGAGCCATTATCGCATTATTGATTGCTATACTACTCTCTAATACAGGCATCATACCAACGGAATCAGCTGTTTATGATTCGGTATGGACTATAATTGTTCCTCTTGCTATACCACTGCTCCTTTTTCATGTAAATATCAAGAAGCTATTTAAAGAAAGTGGCAGGCTTTTAATGATTTTCTTAATAAGCTCCATTGGGACTGTTGCTGGAACGATTATTGCATTTTTTATATTAAAGGAACATATACCACTGCTTGATAAGCTAGCTGGAATGTTTAGTGCTAGTTATATAGGAGGTGGAGTTAACTTTGCAGCTATGTCTGCTAAGTTTGAAACACCTGGTGAGCTTGTATCTTCTGCAGTAGTTGCTGATAATTTGAACATGGCACTTTTATTTGTCATCTTAATGATTATTCCTACCATGCAATTTTTCCGTAAAAAGTATAAGACACCTCATATTGATGAGTTAGAATCTAGAGGGAATAACGACAAGGATAATCAAGCGAAGACTTACTGGAAACCGAAAGAGATATCATTAAAAGATATAGCTCTGTCAGTGGGAATAGCATTTGCATTAGTGATTTTAGCAAAAAAGGTATCAACTTGGTTTGATACGCTTATCCCATCAGGAGAAGATGTAAATTTTCTTTTCAATCTTTTGAACGGATTAATAGGAGATCAGTATTTGTTGTTAACGACATTTACTTTCCTTGCTCTATTATTGTTTCCAAAATTCTTTGATTCGTTAAGAGGAAGCCAAGAAATTGGAACTTATCTCATTCATATTTTCTTTGTTGTAATAGGTATTCCAGCGTCCATACCATTAATTATTAATAATGCTCCTTTATTGTTAGTTTTTGCTTTTATCATCGTAGCTATCAATCTTACTATTTCTTTAGTAGGGGCGAAGGTCTTCAAATTCGAATTAGAAGAAACGCTACTCGCTGTAAATGCCAATATTGGAGGACCAACCACAGCTGCAGCGCTGGCAATAGCGAAGGGATGGAGTAATTTAGTAGGCCCAATTTTAATAGTTGGGACATTAGGATATATTATTGGAAACTATGTAGGTACTTTCTTAGGATTGTGGCTAGGTGGTTTTATATAA
- a CDS encoding nucleoside transporter C-terminal domain-containing protein: MSILIGILGLVVVLGLAYLISNNKKAINYRAVGVMLVLQVVLTLIMFKTTVGLTVIEGIGNGFTKVINIGREGVNFVVGGWVPEGGSVFFINVLVILIFTSMLLSVLTYLRVLPIIIKYLGGFLSKITGLSRVSTFHAVNNIFFGQSEGILAIKSHVLKMDKNKLFVMAITSMASASASIMGSYITMLPAKYVLGAMALNALSGLIIGIIIAPDSSTEEEVIDIKEASQAKSLFESISMGALDGGRVALIVAAMLVAYVGLMALIDAGFQAAMGITFTEILGYVFAPVAWLMGVPASEILIAGQTMGTKLATNEFVAMLQFRDQIPNLSEKTVAVVSVFLISFANFSSIGIVSGSLQAINGEKASIISKHGLKLLVAATMVSFLTATLVGIFI; encoded by the coding sequence ATGTCAATTTTAATTGGAATACTGGGGTTAGTTGTAGTCTTAGGATTAGCTTATCTCATAAGCAATAATAAGAAAGCAATTAATTATAGAGCTGTTGGGGTTATGTTGGTTCTTCAAGTCGTTTTAACATTAATCATGTTTAAAACTACAGTAGGATTAACTGTAATAGAAGGAATTGGGAATGGGTTTACTAAAGTCATTAACATTGGACGAGAAGGGGTTAACTTTGTAGTAGGTGGATGGGTACCAGAAGGTGGATCCGTATTCTTTATCAATGTATTAGTGATTCTTATCTTTACATCTATGCTACTTTCGGTTTTAACTTACTTACGTGTTCTACCAATCATTATTAAGTATTTAGGTGGATTCTTATCTAAAATTACAGGGTTATCTCGTGTAAGTACTTTCCATGCGGTAAATAATATTTTCTTCGGTCAATCAGAAGGTATTTTAGCTATTAAATCACATGTCCTTAAGATGGATAAAAACAAATTATTTGTGATGGCTATTACATCTATGGCATCTGCATCCGCATCTATAATGGGTTCATATATTACGATGCTGCCAGCTAAATATGTTTTAGGTGCCATGGCTTTAAATGCTTTATCAGGTTTGATCATCGGTATAATTATTGCTCCGGATTCTTCAACAGAAGAAGAAGTTATTGACATCAAGGAAGCATCACAGGCTAAATCATTGTTTGAGTCTATCTCAATGGGCGCTTTAGATGGTGGTAGAGTAGCATTAATCGTTGCTGCTATGCTTGTTGCTTATGTAGGTTTAATGGCGTTAATAGATGCAGGGTTCCAAGCTGCAATGGGTATTACTTTTACTGAGATTTTAGGATATGTATTTGCACCAGTTGCTTGGTTAATGGGTGTACCTGCAAGCGAGATTTTAATAGCTGGACAAACGATGGGGACGAAGCTTGCAACTAATGAATTTGTAGCAATGCTACAATTCAGAGATCAAATTCCTAACTTATCTGAGAAAACAGTTGCAGTCGTATCTGTATTCTTAATAAGTTTTGCGAATTTCAGTTCAATTGGAATTGTCAGCGGTTCTCTTCAAGCAATTAATGGCGAGAAAGCTTCTATCATTTCAAAACATGGTCTTAAGTTATTAGTCGCTGCTACTATGGTATCTTTCCTAACAGCAACGTTAGTTGGTATCTTCATTTAA
- a CDS encoding dicarboxylate/amino acid:cation symporter: MKLATKILWALVLGAIVGVVLNITAPEFFSTADSFLFTPLGTIFLNLIKMLIVPLVFFSIVVGVANIGDPKSLGRMGAKAMTFFLATTALAITIGIILALAIQPGKGGNFETKAVDYEATEAPPVSETLLGIIPANPIDAMASGDMLQIIFFAVFIGLGISYLGSKVESVQRFMEQANELMMFLVTLVMKFAPIGTFGLIASAVGKQGFDALKVMFMYMLVVFLALAVHSIVVYGASLKFLAKQNPLKVIKAYLPALTVAFSTSSSSATLPVSMEIAQKKLGVPKGISSFVQPLGATVNMDGTAIMQGVATIFIAQVYGVDLTFIQMLTVVLTAVLASIGTAAVPGAGMIMLAMVLESVNLPVEGIALILGIDRLLDMTRTMVNCTGDLTCALYVTESEKKHQKTEVVEN, translated from the coding sequence ATGAAATTAGCGACTAAGATATTGTGGGCGTTAGTGTTAGGTGCAATTGTAGGGGTAGTGTTAAATATAACAGCACCGGAATTTTTCTCGACAGCAGATAGCTTTTTATTTACACCGCTTGGAACTATCTTTCTAAACTTAATTAAGATGTTAATTGTACCTCTTGTATTCTTCTCGATTGTTGTAGGGGTCGCAAATATTGGTGATCCTAAATCGCTCGGTCGAATGGGTGCCAAGGCAATGACATTCTTTTTAGCAACAACTGCTTTAGCAATTACTATCGGAATCATTTTGGCTTTAGCTATACAACCAGGAAAAGGCGGAAATTTTGAAACTAAGGCTGTTGACTATGAGGCGACAGAAGCACCACCTGTTTCTGAAACGTTACTTGGTATAATCCCTGCGAACCCTATAGATGCAATGGCTAGTGGGGACATGCTTCAAATTATATTCTTTGCTGTATTTATAGGCTTAGGTATTAGTTATCTCGGAAGTAAAGTAGAGAGTGTACAAAGATTTATGGAGCAGGCAAATGAATTAATGATGTTCTTAGTAACTTTAGTAATGAAATTTGCTCCAATCGGAACATTTGGATTAATTGCTTCCGCAGTAGGGAAACAAGGCTTTGATGCTTTAAAAGTAATGTTTATGTACATGCTAGTAGTTTTCCTTGCCTTAGCTGTTCATTCCATTGTCGTTTATGGGGCTTCGTTGAAATTCTTAGCTAAACAAAATCCTTTGAAGGTCATAAAAGCATACTTACCTGCTTTAACTGTTGCTTTTAGTACGTCCAGCAGTAGTGCAACATTACCTGTCTCTATGGAAATCGCTCAGAAAAAACTAGGCGTACCAAAAGGTATTAGTAGCTTTGTTCAGCCTTTAGGGGCGACGGTTAATATGGATGGGACAGCTATAATGCAAGGTGTAGCAACGATTTTTATTGCCCAAGTATATGGAGTAGACTTAACGTTTATCCAAATGCTAACGGTAGTATTAACTGCTGTGCTTGCATCTATAGGTACTGCAGCAGTACCTGGAGCTGGTATGATTATGCTAGCAATGGTGCTTGAGTCCGTTAACTTACCTGTTGAAGGAATCGCATTAATCTTAGGTATTGACCGTTTACTTGATATGACACGTACGATGGTAAATTGTACAGGTGACTTAACGTGTGCATTATACGTAACGGAAAGTGAAAAGAAACATCAAAAAACAGAAGTTGTAGAAAATTAA
- a CDS encoding HNH endonuclease, whose translation MNFYIVMQGQTYIEEKQHSIIWSKQVDKSGMRLPFWERMKEVQAGDCIFHYVKGDIVAVSIAKRDYYEAANPYDEEYQKKGYLVETSYEELHNPLSIKEHFQEIELLLPIKYSAFQENGDGNQGYLYPCNELLAIKLLELIAEMNVNLEKQEQLEFAISPVLFKERNLLLQIIAIMESEAKSKIRKGKQRFKLALSPIWDNECAICSINSSDLLHASPAKAWKDSTEEEKMDPFNGILLCSNHDALYSKGYIAFDGQGKIHISDRIKEMDYEKYMIHSKIRIKRQEEHKKYLKWHKKNVLK comes from the coding sequence ATGAATTTTTATATTGTCATGCAAGGACAAACGTATATAGAAGAAAAACAGCACAGTATTATTTGGTCCAAACAGGTTGATAAGAGTGGGATGCGACTGCCATTTTGGGAGCGTATGAAAGAAGTGCAAGCAGGGGACTGTATTTTCCATTATGTAAAAGGGGACATTGTGGCAGTTAGTATTGCTAAAAGAGATTACTACGAAGCAGCTAATCCTTATGATGAGGAATATCAGAAAAAGGGATATCTAGTAGAAACATCTTATGAGGAATTACATAACCCTTTAAGCATTAAGGAACATTTTCAAGAGATAGAGTTATTACTCCCAATAAAGTATTCAGCTTTTCAAGAAAACGGGGATGGGAACCAAGGGTATCTTTATCCCTGTAACGAGCTATTGGCTATCAAGCTTCTAGAGTTAATAGCCGAGATGAATGTAAACCTGGAAAAACAAGAACAGCTGGAATTTGCGATCAGTCCAGTTCTGTTTAAGGAACGCAATCTCCTACTACAAATCATAGCAATAATGGAGTCGGAGGCAAAGTCAAAAATCCGTAAAGGTAAGCAAAGGTTTAAGCTAGCCCTTTCTCCGATCTGGGATAATGAATGTGCTATCTGTAGCATTAATTCTTCAGATTTGTTACATGCTTCACCAGCAAAGGCTTGGAAAGACAGTACAGAGGAAGAAAAAATGGATCCCTTTAATGGAATCTTGCTTTGCTCTAACCATGATGCATTATATTCAAAGGGGTATATTGCATTTGATGGTCAAGGTAAAATCCATATTTCAGATCGCATAAAAGAAATGGATTACGAAAAGTATATGATTCATTCGAAAATACGTATAAAACGACAGGAAGAGCATAAAAAGTATCTTAAGTGGCATAAGAAAAATGTTTTAAAGTAA
- a CDS encoding tetratricopeptide repeat protein, whose translation MIQKEMNSFDLIEHYFQMDRYEQVIEMLENNMDEHMNNEKAWYYLGYSHYSLNNFELAEKEVKEALRLGINEESAFHLLGLIYYSMEEWPESEKAFLEALRLNPNNADIHASYAYLMKSVGQNKKASRLIKKAIELDPEDGRILR comes from the coding sequence ATGATTCAGAAAGAGATGAATTCATTTGATTTAATAGAACATTATTTTCAGATGGACCGTTATGAACAGGTTATAGAAATGCTAGAGAATAATATGGATGAGCACATGAATAATGAAAAAGCCTGGTATTATCTTGGATACAGTCATTATAGTCTAAACAATTTTGAGTTAGCTGAGAAGGAAGTAAAGGAAGCTCTACGATTAGGTATAAACGAGGAATCTGCTTTTCATCTGTTGGGTTTAATCTATTATTCCATGGAAGAGTGGCCGGAGTCTGAAAAAGCATTTCTTGAAGCACTTCGACTGAATCCTAATAATGCAGATATTCATGCTAGCTATGCATATTTGATGAAGAGTGTAGGTCAAAACAAAAAGGCTTCGAGGTTAATAAAAAAAGCGATTGAATTAGATCCTGAGGACGGACGTATTCTACGGTAA
- a CDS encoding ATP-binding protein, protein MEKIKWLHQMVEQSPQDPQAHYWLAKEQAESGNLFEAVQSLSTALSCCEDDELRKEIIQELSIVSMNLQNTESTQTAVPTSLQEEAVEADYLVEQKDNLSLLKTKLKVIDGEEKPKTVNKKSHHITFEDVAGLEDLKKTITLRIISPFYNKGLFAKFKKKSGGGVLLYGPPGCGKTFIARATAGECKANFYPVHITDIIDPYIGVSERNLKGIFDKARFQKPSIMFFDEVDTIGFSRSKSSATHRGIIDTFLSEMEGIDTSTDEVLVMAATNTPWDVDNALKRPGRFDRLIFVAPPDEEARKQIFQLKLSDRYAENINVELLAQKTEFFSGADIENVIEIASENVLSEILTTGNERPLNTDDMLEALSNQQPSTLDWLRTAKNYVRYSNQGGLYNDIEKYLQKHSRSI, encoded by the coding sequence GTGGAAAAAATAAAATGGCTCCATCAGATGGTAGAACAAAGCCCTCAAGACCCTCAAGCACATTATTGGCTAGCGAAGGAACAAGCAGAAAGTGGCAATCTTTTTGAGGCAGTGCAATCCCTATCTACTGCTCTTTCTTGCTGTGAAGACGATGAACTTCGAAAGGAAATAATTCAAGAGTTATCTATCGTAAGTATGAATCTGCAAAATACTGAGAGCACTCAAACTGCTGTACCTACTAGTTTGCAGGAAGAAGCAGTAGAAGCAGATTATTTAGTTGAACAAAAAGATAACTTGAGTTTATTAAAGACAAAACTAAAGGTAATTGATGGAGAGGAAAAGCCTAAGACGGTTAATAAGAAATCTCACCATATTACTTTTGAAGACGTTGCTGGCTTAGAGGATTTAAAGAAAACGATCACGCTCCGTATTATTAGTCCCTTTTACAATAAAGGGTTGTTTGCGAAGTTTAAGAAAAAATCAGGTGGTGGGGTGCTGCTCTATGGTCCTCCAGGATGCGGTAAAACATTTATTGCGAGAGCAACAGCGGGAGAATGTAAAGCAAACTTCTATCCGGTGCATATTACAGACATCATTGATCCTTACATAGGTGTTAGCGAAAGAAATTTAAAGGGCATCTTTGACAAAGCGCGCTTTCAGAAACCAAGCATTATGTTCTTTGATGAGGTAGATACAATCGGCTTTAGCCGTTCAAAATCCTCTGCAACTCATAGGGGGATAATTGATACATTTCTTTCCGAAATGGAGGGTATTGATACAAGTACAGATGAAGTGCTAGTCATGGCTGCTACTAATACTCCATGGGATGTAGATAATGCACTCAAGCGTCCAGGAAGATTTGACAGACTCATATTTGTAGCACCTCCAGATGAAGAAGCGAGGAAGCAGATCTTCCAGCTTAAGCTGAGCGATCGGTATGCGGAAAATATTAATGTAGAGCTGTTAGCCCAAAAAACAGAGTTTTTCTCTGGAGCAGATATTGAAAACGTCATAGAAATTGCATCAGAAAATGTCCTTTCTGAAATTTTAACTACTGGGAACGAAAGACCTTTAAATACAGATGATATGCTGGAGGCACTAAGTAATCAGCAGCCATCTACATTGGATTGGCTACGAACAGCCAAGAATTATGTTAGATATTCCAATCAGGGTGGATTATATAACGACATAGAAAAGTATCTCCAAAAGCATAGTCGAAGTATATAA
- a CDS encoding YitT family protein — MYLFKKGLVIIFGSIFIALGINMFLVPYEILDGGVIGIGLILNYLWGFKTGATIIFFSIPIFVIAWFKYREYFYNSLHGMIISSFFIDLLKPFSTIVVFDSVPSAIVGGSMVGIGIGFMLRYRTSTGGTDLIAQFISAKTGVNVGINIFVIDSLVLVVGGLLLSMDSFLLSIMTILSVAMTTSLIARKTMPKPIPKESIVH, encoded by the coding sequence ATGTATTTATTTAAAAAGGGATTAGTAATTATCTTTGGCAGTATTTTTATCGCACTTGGAATAAATATGTTTTTAGTACCCTATGAGATATTAGACGGTGGAGTAATAGGTATAGGGTTAATCTTAAATTATTTATGGGGTTTTAAAACAGGTGCTACTATTATATTTTTTAGTATTCCCATATTTGTAATCGCTTGGTTTAAATACCGTGAGTATTTCTATAATAGTTTGCACGGAATGATTATTTCTTCTTTTTTTATTGATTTACTTAAACCATTCAGTACAATAGTAGTTTTCGATTCTGTTCCAAGTGCTATAGTCGGTGGTTCGATGGTAGGCATCGGGATAGGTTTCATGCTTAGGTACCGGACAAGTACAGGTGGAACGGATTTAATAGCGCAGTTTATAAGTGCCAAAACAGGTGTAAATGTAGGGATTAATATCTTTGTAATCGATTCATTAGTTTTGGTAGTGGGAGGACTTTTACTTTCCATGGATTCTTTTTTACTCTCAATCATGACTATATTATCAGTGGCAATGACTACAAGTCTAATTGCTAGAAAGACAATGCCTAAGCCGATTCCCAAGGAAAGTATAGTACATTAG